TAGCGCCTTGACTCCCTAAATCATCGATCCCCATTCAGGCTTGAGTCCCTTTTCCATATTTACACAAAGTCCAATTATTCTCCTTGTGTAGCTGGGCCAGTCCCCGTTGGTGTCAAGGTGGAGATATTGGAGCCTGGGTTTGTTCCCACAAAGTCACAgctggagaggaaggggaaaatgggTGTTGCGGGCAGGTTGTTCAGACCAGGACAACCCCCAAATAAGAAGCAAATGAGCACTCCCCGAGCAAATTCTTGATAGTTTCACCATCACTCCATGAAGGAGTCAGTTGGGGCCTTGCACCATCGTCTTCTGGGCCTCCCAGGAAGATTTTTCCCATTCTTGTTCCACATGGCCCCAGGGCTAGCCCAAGATGTTGGTGGATGAGGTGGGATTGttgcagctcctgtcccacgTGCCCTAGTGCTAGTCCAGGGTGTTGGTGGATGAAGTGGGATTGTCGGAGTGCCTGTCCCACATGGCCGAGGGCTACTCCAGCGGGTTGGTGGAAAGGGTGATgctctctgggttcccatcctGCACCATCTCCAACTTGGCCTCCTCGCGCCGCTGGATGGTCCGCCCCGTCCCAATCCGCGTGCTGGACATCTCTGAGGCCGTCCCCTCAAAGAGCTTGGCCATGAAGCCTATGCCAGCCGACTTGATCAAGGCACCACCGGTGAAGGCATAGAGGATGGGGTTGACGCTGCTGCTGAAGAAAGCCAGGGCCGTCAGGGTGGGCCGGGCCATCTTCCCAGCCACGATGAGTCCCTTGGAGTGGCTCAGCGCCCCAACCACGTCTAGGATGTTCACCACGTGGAAGGGTAGCCAGAAGAGGGCGAATGCGGCCACAATCAGCACAATGAGCCGGTTGGTGCGGCGCTTCCTCCGGAAGCGGGTCTCCTGCAGCCTGCGCCCGATGACACAGTAACTCCAGATGATGGCAGCGAAGGGCAGCACAAAGCCAGTCAGGGTCTCAAAAAGGTTGTGGAAGACGAGGTGGCCAATGGTGGGATGGGACAGGTCGCAGAGAAGGTGCCTGCCCCTAAGCACCAGCTTGCGGTAGAAAATGACCGGCACGGCAAGGAGGAAAGAGACCATCCAGATGGCCAAGACC
This DNA window, taken from Emys orbicularis isolate rEmyOrb1 chromosome 12, rEmyOrb1.hap1, whole genome shotgun sequence, encodes the following:
- the LTB4R gene encoding leukotriene B4 receptor 1, whose product is MTNATFNTTAQPGALPPLPGAKLGLTVLSLAFILGFPGNIFVVWSALWRVQKRTVTCLLILHLALADCAVLLTSPFFLRLLSAGKWEFGSVVCQLCHYVCGVSMYASISLITLMSLDRCLAVTKPFISQKIRTAMVVRSLVLAIWMVSFLLAVPVIFYRKLVLRGRHLLCDLSHPTIGHLVFHNLFETLTGFVLPFAAIIWSYCVIGRRLQETRFRRKRRTNRLIVLIVAAFALFWLPFHVVNILDVVGALSHSKGLIVAGKMARPTLTALAFFSSSVNPILYAFTGGALIKSAGIGFMAKLFEGTASEMSSTRIGTGRTIQRREEAKLEMVQDGNPESITLSTNPLE